The Sabethes cyaneus chromosome 1, idSabCyanKW18_F2, whole genome shotgun sequence DNA segment CGGGTGCCTCGATTGGTTTTGCAGTTTTCGATGTTGACTCAGAATGGAAGTTCAGAAACCCATCTTTCTTGAAACTTTGAGTTCGTTGATCCCTTCCGATATCCCCTACTACAGCGCTTGCATCTTCCGCTACTGCATACAACCAGGTGCTAAAAGTAGCGAGATTTTGGTTCGTAGCGTTTCGCGTATACCTCGCCCAGTCTAATCTTAGTGATGACCGCAACCGCTCCACTAGCTCGCATTAAAGAGACGAATTGTAAATAAAGTCGTCGATTTCACAAGCTTTGATTGTAGCAACCATATTCTTCACTGCTAGTGCAAAGCTTACCACCGTCTCAAGCTTTTCCATGTTCGGTGGAGCCATACTTCTGATCTTCTTAACGATCGACTGTACGATAGCCTCCGGACGACCGTAGAACATTTTAAGTGTACACAATACGTCTACTACGTTCGACGGATGGAGTAGCTCGCACCTTACCGCTTCCAGCGCTTTCCTCTCTAGGTATTTGCGCAGCCTTAGCATATTTTCCTCGTCCGTGAATCCGCACATCTGCTAAGATGCATTGAACATGGAATAGAATAAAGGCCACTCTTCTAATGTTCCATTGAACTCGGGGAGATCCTTGGACACCGCCTGACGAGCTACGATTTGACTCCGGTTTAGAATACAAACTGTTTCCTGGTGGGTTGTAGTTTGAAGGTCCGATTCCGGACGTCCCGATCGAAGCGGAGTCGAACGCTGACCTAAAGGCCACTCTTCTAATGTTCCATTGAACTCGGGGAGATCCTTGGACACCGCCTGACGAGCTGCGATTTGACTCCGGTTTAGAATACAAACAGTTTCTTGGTGGGTTGTAGTTTGAAGGTCCGATTCCGGACGTCCCAATCGAAGCGGAGTCGAACGCTGACCTGGAATGAAATGGTTTCCTTCCTCAAACGTGCCTAGATTCATTGAAGGGACGAAAGACGTCCTGGCGTGGCTATTCGATGAGGCTGTATTAATTGCAGGTGCATGCGAAACCCTCGCTGGATCTTGGTCTCGAACATCTTGATAACATTGCTGATTGCAACCATTCGGTATCATCGCTGGTCTGACCGTTGCCACATCGTTGGCACGTGGAGTGTAACTCTCCGACTGTTAAATTTCTGTCTGCTGTATCTGCGGATCGGCCTCAGTAAATCGCGTTTGCTCAACACTCAGGGAATGGGAACCGTGCAGGGTACGATTATACTGACTACCTTGATTAAACGGTTGTACGTTCGGTTGGCTGGCCCGTAGCACAGGCTGTGAAAACAAACCACTCCGTTGATGTTTAGCGAGTTGGTTATTACGAAGGATCGATGGATTTTGCTGTTGATGGATGACATCCGAAGCGTGGTGCTCCTCGGGTTTTCCCGTTGTATTTGGTATTTGCCCATTTGTCTCATCTTCTACTAATCCGGAATCTTCACCGTGATGTTCGGTATCTGTTAACCACTGCTCGACCTTGGATACGTTGTCTTCGACGTCGCCAGCTTCCGTAGAAGTCTCACTGCCATGAGCCTTCAATAACTGGTATTTCTTTTGGAGAAACCGCTTCTCCAACTCGAGCTCCTCCTCAAGCTTCTTTAGTTCGAGTGCCTTAATCCTTTTAGCGTCACTGTTCCTAGAGCTAGCCTTGCTCTTCGAGTGTACTGATAACGTCTTCTTTGGGGGTGGATTTGGTCTCTGCTGCTCGGTCGACGTATTGATAGTATCAGTGAGAGGGACGCTTGCCTCCTTACAGTTCGGACAGACCCAGCTGACATTCGCGATATCTTCCGAAACGTGCACACAGACAAAGTGATACCATCGATCGCAACCATCACACTGCATCATTTCTTCGTTATCACGCTCTTCACACAACTGACACTGGCAATCCCGATTTCGACGAACGTCGCGAACTGGATTGCGCCTGACTTCGATCGCGGTACCGGCGGCGCTTTTGCCATAATTGACAGTGCCTTTCGTAGTCGTCTTAGTTTGTAGAGGATTTTTATTACTATTAGCAACGTCAGCATTTACCTGCTTTACAGAATTAGGAGGGGAAACAACAACGACGGACGGCGTACCACCTGCAGTGCACGTCACGGCTCCGGTGACGGGATTATCTCCTATTTCCTCTACCATTCCTGGTGCGGGCACATCGAATGCTTTGCCAGAACGAGTCGACTTCTTCGACATATTTAAAGAATTTTATAAATTGTTAAACCCAGCGATAATGAAACAATAATTTCATGAACTTCGATCAGCGATTGATGTATTTTTGCGAACgaatgcacagtggtttgattgctctggaatcgtgaacttttttaataactcttttcatagtgtttttttcaatatggcgtcttcggaagaatttctgtatattaaTAGACGCAgcaactggtggttagtattagttcggaactcaaacacaggtggcgctgcaaaatttaactttctaatttgatgatttagagctatagtatgttctagaaagttttagataatcttattaagGTGTATGTGTGAGGTAGGCAATTGGCTAGTTGTTGTTTTCTATCACTGCTAATTCtacgtttttctgctttttcccGGATTTTGTTGTTGCTGAGCATAACGTATCAAACGCATCTTTCGTCGCTTCATCGGTATCTATTGGAGTACAACGCTTTGAAGGAGTTATAAGTGAAAAAACTGCATTAAACTACACTGCTTTCCTAATGAATAGCGAAGGAGTAGAAAAGACAATGGAGTCTATTTGTTGGGGTTGTGCCGGTAATCTAGTGGAAGCTAACGAAATTGTTTGCAATGGCTTCTGTAAATCCGCTTTCCATCTGAAGTGCGCTCGTATAACTGCTGAAACAAGAGATGCTATCGCCGGTAGTTCACAATTGTTTTGGATGTGCCATGCCTGTACGAAAATGATGAGTAACGCTCGTTTTCGTCAAGCCATTTCGTCTACTAACAACGCTATGCAGGCAATGGTTGAAGATCAAAACAAAGTACTGGATGAGTTGCGTAATGAAATTACACTCAACACTACGAAAATAAACACAATTCTCCAGCGAACTCCCATGCCCACTACTCCTCGAATTCCGATAACGACAAACTCACGCAAACGGCCACGATTAATAATTCCGGACGAACCGTCACAGCAGCGCGATAATGCCACAGAAGGCACAAGAGATATTCAGCCTGATGATGCTATCCCACTGGCTGCGGCTAAAAAGGAGAAGTTGTTTTGGTTGTATTTATCCGGGTTTGATCCTCAAGCAACGGTAAATCAGATCGAAAAACTTGTACGAAACAATCTCAACACAGAGAAAACAGTGGACGTGGTTAAGCTGGTTCCAAAAGGCAAAACACTGGAGGAACTCACGTTTGTTTCTTTCAAAGCTGGTGTCGAGATGGATTTAAAAGATTTAGCTTTGTCCAGATCGACCTGGCAGAAAGGAATTATATTCCGACCGTTTGATTTTCAGCACACTGCTAGTACACGCACGTTCTTTCGATTCCCATCCACGCCGGGTGGAATTCAATCGCAATAAGCAGAAACTACCACCATAtttgtatgtatgtaccacTGAAATTTGTATCGCACGCACACTATCCCGACCGACGACTCTACACAGTAACGTCGTTTTAATAAATGATTCGACAACGGAACAAAATCGAACTTGCAAAAAAATATCAGCTGATAGCCACACACCCGACACTCGCACCGTTCGTTCATTGACAATTTTTTATCAAAACACTAGGGGGCTACGAACCAAAACTAATGAACTGTTTCTAGCTCTCGCTTCGTGCGATTATGATGTTATAGTTTTTACTGAAACTTGGCTGAAGAAAGATATTCTTGATTCGGAGCTAACCAATAATTACACACTTTATCGTTGCGACCGAAACTCTGCTACCAGCCAATGCCAGCGAGGTGGCGGTGTATTGATCGgtgtaaaaaataatttaaaatgcaCAACTGTTAGTTTTACAGAAGCAGATGTGCTAGAGCAAACTGCTGTCCGCATTGCGATGAAGGATGGTAACATTTTCATTTGCGCTGTGTATCTACCTCCAAATTCTGATCCCGTGCTGTACGAACGACATGCAGCGTGCACTCAACAATTGTCTCTGCTAGCAAAAGATCGGGATAAAACAATTGTGTTAGGTGATTACAATCTTCCACACTTGTGATGGGATTATGACgatgaaatgaattttttttttttttactttatttattatatttgcAGCTAAAAGTTTATAACAAACTGTAATCAGCTACCTCAAAGGCGAACTCGTATTGTCAGTTGGCTATTAACGGTGTCTTAATTTTAATTGTACAATTGTTGACGTAATCTTCTCTTAAATAATCTTATGTTTGAAGTTTTCATTTCTGGCGGTAAAGCATTATACATTATTACACCTTGGTAGAATAGGTTTTTAGCTGCATATGCAGTTCTTGGACCACTGATATACATGAGATCTTGTTGTCTAGTAGTGTATGAATGTACATTTGATACATAAACTAGGGTTATATTTGTTTTTTCCAAATTCTGACGTATTTTATGAATATGCAAAAGCATATTATATTCGCATAATAACTTAATAGATAATGTATTTTCATCGTATAACTCCATTGATGGAAAACGCAATGGAAGGCGGCGAATGGTTTTGATCACTCTGTTCTGTATTACTTTTAGAGGCCTCAGATGAACTTCAGCAGCGTATCCCCAAATACAGCTCATATATGTGAGGTGTGGTAATATTGTATAATTTCCAACCAGTATCTTCGCTAATAAATGGTCTTGCTTTCTTAATTGCAAATACATAAGGTGTTATTTTCTTCACGATATGATCTATATGGTTTTTCCAAGATAGGTTTGAATCTATCACCAATCCGAGAAAATTCATAGAATCTACTTTTTTTAAGGATATCGAGTTAATTTTTATGTCTAGCGAGGCAATATTATTTACTATCATATAATATGATTTGGCAATATTTAACATTAATCTGTTTGTGGTTAACCATTGCAACAATAAATTTAGATCGCATTGCATGTTTAATTCAAGCTCTTCGAGAGTTCTTTCCTCATAGACAAGACAGGCGTCATCTGCATACAGCTGTAAGCGGCCTTTCAAAGGCAAACTCCACAAGTCGTTAATAAATATTAGAAATAGTAAGGGCCCCAAAATTGAGCCTTGTGGCACACCGGTTTTAATCAAGCTTGATGAACTATAACAATTATTGACGAAAGTGTACTGTGGTCTTTGATCTAGATAAGTTTCTAACAACTTTGACGCCGATGCAGTAAAGCCACACATTCgtattttttgtaacaaaatcgAATGAGATATACAATCGAAGGCTTTGCTAAAGTCCAGAAATATAACTGTGACTTTTAATCCTTTATCTCTTGCACTGAATATAATATTCATAAGATCTGCTGAGGCTGCCACGGTGTTTGACTTTTGCAAAAATCcatactggtttttgtttacaatttgattttcaattagatacaatttcatttgtttactaataaTACTTTCAAACACTTTTGATGTAGCTGGTAGAATCGATATTGGTCTAAAACATGTTTTTAAAGTAGAATCTCCTGACTTAAATAAGGGAATAACTTTGGCTACCTTTAGTGAATTTGGATAAACACTCGTTCTTATCATTTGGTTCACTAAATTTGTTAATGTTGCTTTTACAAAATCCTTCGTTCGGTATAGAAATTTTACAGACAGACCATCCTTTCCAACTGCTGCATTACGATTAAGATTAATTATTGTTTGTTCAACAACCACCTCTTCAACTTGACTAAAGTGGAATTCATTGTTGGAATAAGTACTTTGAGCGACAGACAGATTTGTCTGGGGTGCAATGAGAGTCCCTACGTTGATAAAATATTCGTTAAATATTTCAGCTATTTGGTACGGTGACACAATTTTTATGCCATTTTCAACTAGAGTGATTTCCTTACTTTGATTACatttagatttgttgaatacgACCTCGTTTATAACAGACCACAATTTCTTGGGATTACCTGCACAGCGATCAAATTTAGATCCGTAGTATTGGATTTTAGCGGTCTTTGTTCTATTTCGCACAGCATTCCTAAGTCTTACGTATAGGCTTTTCAACACGGCATTGTTGGAATCCGCCTTAAGTAGTttgaacaatttattttttttcttaatatctTCGAAGAGTTCCCTGCCTATGTAAGGTTGCAACGGTTTTTTAGCTTCCGATACATAATAAGTGAATTTATTACtattgacacattccgccgtgacgttacaacgttttgacttttctttgcacagtatttatgttttagctgggaaaatcgttgagaaacccccaaatattattatatatttggaaagagcataaaatttcctattaaaagtgaacaaattaatagcatttgctttgcccagattgttttggaaagcaaatatgtagcgtgacgttacaacgcgccagaaatacgtcttttggttcttctgttaaaaaacatgaaaattctgctctctttcaaattttatctaaagattttcttctatgatttgataagagatgaatactgaacaacttgccattttcagaattccgacagttagtgaagttaatttttaaacagcttttacttttcgtgacgttacaacgctctgctttgcacagagagggtcgtagctccgttgtaacgtcacgaaaaatctgttcatttaatattcgttaattatcgctgttgctgccctctgtacatgagggataatccaaaaatgtgttgttaatttgtctttcactatttcgcctacgtaattgtggggttgttcacaaattacgtcgcgctgtgggagggatgctaagaaagtgggacatacacgggtagaaatttgatcaccaaaacgagcaaaatgactcatgattcccggtttctagctcatgatttatgaaaatacaccatgaataaaaatcatgacatcacgagcttcttgtagtacaacacaacgcaaaatcatgaactattattcatgattttgtgatGTCTGAtgtggcagttcagtcatgatttgacatgaactctcatttcatgattttatgatttcattcatggcatcggaatcaaatttctttccgtgtaagtaatagcatcgaaaccttaagacatagcataatagttgcttcagaaaagtttcttcatttaaaaagcgctttctagtggtgaagaaatattcggacattagggtgtcctcaagcagatacaaaaaatattttctctgttttaagtcagaaatggttgctgtctacagaatatttgtagaaaaactaattttaagaaactttgttgaatggtaaagatttatatttcttacataaaaaaagttatagagccaaactcttagggacacccttaaaaaattttttttcgatctagctctttaataacccttcgtatggcttacaaatgttttaggaaattggtaatctaattaaattgcacatttttatcgaaaatagtagagcattatctttttccctttagaaactatcattggcttttttatttttatatgtactctttaagagggtgtgtCTCGGGgaagagcagctatgagcagctaatctcacttgtttttttttgagttaatttatgctgtattccaccatgtacaacttagggtagaagactgtggaaaatctaaaaaaatatatgaaggcaaccgtaggtgaacatgtataaataaaagaaacaagggatagctccttaaggaaaaaagatagatttctgctatcttcgacgaaaatgtgcaatttaactcgattaccaatttctgagaacatctaaaaggcgtacgaagcgttattgaagaactagatcgaaaaaaatttttttttaagggtgtccctaagagttttgctctataacttttttcacgttagaaatataaatcttcagtattcgacgaagtttcttgaaattagtttttttacaaatattctgtagacagcaatcatttctgaattaaaatagagaaaatattttttgtatctgcttgaggacaccctaatgtccgaatattttttcaccactagaaagtgctttttaaatgaagaaactttcttgaagcaactataatgctatgtcttaaggtttcgatgctattacttatgtctcacttgttttgaatccgtccggctgcccgccgtgacgttacaacgcgagcttcaatcagttgtaacttaggttctacttaacttatcatcattctttaggcaccgttttaaaggtatttttgagtacaaagagaatatggattattagattgttcgaatttgtacttttctgcgaaagctaaaaagtacacctttttcgtgacgttacaacgcaaaaaaatggccctatttcatccacttgaaatacaaaataactgcaaaattacatccaaactatttttggaattgattcagcatatattcctttgtaagttggtcgaaaacaaatgatattatgaaatgttttagcgcactgtagcagtatttttaaaaatatcacgaaaaatcatttatttcttgtaaatttcatttattttcgatacacgttttatgtaacttccgaaaatgctagaatatcagtcatggcagttttgaaaggttcaaacattgcccaatcatgaaaaaatattcaacaatgctaaaagcaacttttataaaatgtctggttggtataccggcccgcggaatgtgtctatTGATTTTGTGGTTACAAACGCTCTCAAACTCTTCGCAAGATGTTACAAGTGCTAATTGGCTCCTAAATTCCTCATTCAttaaattttcataatttacAATGCATTTGCTTActgcttttcttttatttacaaCTTGGCTTACAATAGAACATATTAAAGTCTTATGGTCTGATATatgtttttctgtttcattgataATTATCGATATTTGCTGATTAAGGATATCCGTGATGACATGATCTATGATTGTAGAAACTGTGTTTGATATTCTGGTTGCACAACTACGAGATAGTTTATTCAGTATTTCAAATCCCTGAGCACTGATACGGCATTTATAATCGGTTACAATACTATTTTGATCATCTAATAAATTAATGTTCATATCTCCTAATACAACCATTCTGCTATATTTGCTCAGTGTTTCTTCGAACTTTAGAATAAAATCCTGCACGTGTCTTCCAGGGTTATAAACACCAAAAACTTTTATATTGTAATCAATTATCTCAACTATTAAAAAGTTATTAACATTATCAaccatttcataaatttttctaTGTTTCAATGtggataatataaaaatagacacTCCACCGCCTCTATCCGGTCTGCAGGAATGATACACATCGTAGTTAATTATGTTGCAGATTTCGTTGATATGGAGCCAAGTCTCACTAAACACTACTACATGAACGTATTTCAAATCGTCGATCAACTGAACAAGATCACTCATTTTACCTCGACAGCTTCTTGTGTTGAGATGTAAAATGTTTAGTGTCGATGAAAAGATTGCCACCGAATCTAGCCGATGATCAATTTCGATGCTCAGATGCTGTTCCGTTTGATCCATcaccaaacagaaaaaaagtaagTTGTGGAGGTTACACCAAGCGATAGCACAAGTTTATTGTTCCATTCCCGAAGGTAGATCCTCTCTCGATAGGATCCGTAAAGCGGAAGAATTTTCGTCTTTCTTGATATAGATATATCCCTTGTTGAACCATGCGAATTTGTAGTTGTACTGCCTTTTGTAGGTTCTTGCAACTTTCAACAAAGATTGATTTTTTGCCGTTAAGTGGTGGTTGAAATAGATACGCTGGTCAATAGGGAATCCGAGATTCCGGCACGACAGAGTGATATTCTTAGCAGCAGCCATTATTTTCTCCTTCACGATGCGATTAGAAAATTGAATTATGATCGGTTCAATTTGCTTTGTATTCCTTGTCGTTAAACG contains these protein-coding regions:
- the LOC128745922 gene encoding uncharacterized protein LOC128745922; its protein translation is MESICWGCAGNLVEANEIVCNGFCKSAFHLKCARITAETRDAIAGSSQLFWMCHACTKMMSNARFRQAISSTNNAMQAMVEDQNKVLDELRNEITLNTTKINTILQRTPMPTTPRIPITTNSRKRPRLIIPDEPSQQRDNATEGTRDIQPDDAIPLAAAKKEKLFWLYLSGFDPQATVNQIEKLVRNNLNTEKTVDVVKLVPKGKTLEELTFVSFKAGVEMDLKDLALSRSTWQKGIIFRPFDFQHTASTRTFFRFPSTPGGIQSQ